GCAATGGTCGCTCTGAGTGAACTAAAACAACGCCGCCATCAGCTCGGCTCCAGCCGCAGCATCCGACGCCTGCTGGAGCGACGCTGGTGGGTTGTGGTGCTGGCCCTGATGCTCACGGGCCTGGGCGCTGCCCTAACCGGTGTGCTGTTCAAGGCCGGCATCAAAGTGTTGGGCGGCTGGCGACTGGAACTGCTGGCAGATCTGCCGGCCTGGGCTGTTTTGCCAGGACTCGGAGCCATGGGCGGCCTGATTTCAGGCCTGATGGTGGCCTACCTGGCCCCAGCGGCTGGTGGCTCAGGCATCACCCACATCATGGGATTTCTGAAACACAGAGCGGTGCCGATGGGGCTCCAGGTGGGCCTGGTGAAGCTGGTGGCTGGAATCGTGGCCATCGGCAGCGGCTTCCCGCTCGGCCCGGAAGGACCTGCGGTTCAAATGGGCGGCTCCGTGGCATGGCAGATGGCGCGCTGGCTGAAAGCACCTGTGGCCTTTCGCCGCTTGATCGTTGCTGCCGGCGGCGGAGCCGGTATCGCAGCGGTGTTCAGTGCCCCCATCGGAGGCTTCGTCTACGCAGTGGAGGAATTGCTGCACTCCGCCAGACCGGTGGTGTTGCTGCTGGTGATTGTTACCACCTTCTGGGCCGATGCCTGGGCTGACGTGTTGGGTCTGGCCGGCCTCAATTCCAGTGGAGGGGGCCTCGATGCCACGCAGGGATTCCAGCTGGAACGGGAATACACACCACTGGTGAACTTCCTGCCGATCGATCTTGGCTATCTGATCGGGCTTGGCGTCGTGGTTGGGGTGCTGGCGGAGCTGTACTGCCGCTATGTGCTCGCCATGCAACGCAAGGGCAACGCATGGTTCGGCGATCACCTGGTGATGCGCATGGTGATCAGTGGTG
Above is a window of Synechococcus sp. BIOS-E4-1 DNA encoding:
- a CDS encoding ClC family H(+)/Cl(-) exchange transporter, which produces MVALSELKQRRHQLGSSRSIRRLLERRWWVVVLALMLTGLGAALTGVLFKAGIKVLGGWRLELLADLPAWAVLPGLGAMGGLISGLMVAYLAPAAGGSGITHIMGFLKHRAVPMGLQVGLVKLVAGIVAIGSGFPLGPEGPAVQMGGSVAWQMARWLKAPVAFRRLIVAAGGGAGIAAVFSAPIGGFVYAVEELLHSARPVVLLLVIVTTFWADAWADVLGLAGLNSSGGGLDATQGFQLEREYTPLVNFLPIDLGYLIGLGVVVGVLAELYCRYVLAMQRKGNAWFGDHLVMRMVISGAVLGGVYAFLPEAFHNLEGLQHLIADGKADIPMALGTFIVLFFSTGLAAASGAPGGLFYPMLTLGGAIGLACGIWVEALTGHVPSTYVFAGMGAFVASCSRTPITAMFLAFALTKDLLILKPILVACLASFLVARLFDDRSIYERQLGMELLEEDHLEARRERRGGIHHAWEGSIRRRKFDPPKPSTPPKDKTKKPDP